The Urbifossiella limnaea nucleotide sequence TGAGCAGCCCCGCTAGCGCCGCCGGCAGCCGGGCGCAGGCCTCGGTCACGGTGCCGCCGTTGAGCCACCCCGCGGCGGCGACGAGCCAGTAGTAGCCCGGCGGCTTCTGCAGATCGACCTGCCCGTCGAACAGGACCGGCAGCCCCCATTCACCGGTGTCGAGCATCCGCTGCGCGTTCTGGGCGGCGCGCGCCTCGTGACTGCTGACCAGCTCGCGGCTGCCGAGCCCGGCGGTGAACAGCGCGGCGACACCCACGACGGCCGTGACGTGAAACCACACGCTTCGACGAGCCGCGACCGAAAGGGAGCGGCTGCTGTGATCGACGATCTGCGTACGGAGGATGGGCGCAGACGCGGCCGCTCCCGGGCGGTCGCGGCTCGTTGAGGTGTCCGCGGCGCTCACGCCGCCTCCCGCTTCGCCGGCGGCTCGGACGGCTTGGGCGACGGCGGCTCGTCTTCGCCGCGCTGCCCGGGGTCGCACAGGCGGCGGTACAGCGGGCACGTCGCCAGCAGCTCGGCGTGCGGCCCCACGGCCACGATCTTGCCGGCGTCCATCACCACCACGCGGTCGGCCAGCTCCGCCGCGGCGTGCAGCCGGTGCGTGATCATGAACACCGTCCGCCCCTTCACGAAGTCCTTCAGCGCCGCGTGAATCTCGGCCTCGCTCGTCGGGTCGATCTGGCTCGTGAACTCGTCCAGGATCAGCACGTCCGGGTCGCGCAGGATCGCCCGCGCCAGCGCGATCCGCTGCCGCTGCCCGCCGCTGATCTTCCCCGCCAGGTCGCCGATCATCGTCTTGTAGCCGGCCGGCAGCTCCTTCTCGATGAAGTCGTGGGCGTGCGCCTTCTTCGCCGCCGCGACCACCTCGGCTTCCGTCGCCCCCTTCTTGCCGTAGGCGATGTTGGCGAACACCGTGTCGTCGAACAGCTGCGTGTCCTGCGTCACCAGGCCGATGCGGCGGCGCAGGCTCCGCAGGTGCGCCTGCCGCACGTTCACGCCGTCGATGAAGACCGCGCCGTGGTCGGGGTCGTAGAACCGCGGCAGCAGCCCCAGCAGCGTCGTCTTGCCGCACCCGTTCGGGCCGACCAGCGCCACCGTCTCGCCGGCCTTCACCGTCAGGTCCACCAGGTCGAGCGTCGGCGTGTCCGAGCCGGGGTTGTAGCTGAAGCAGACGTGCCGGAACTCGATCCCCTTCTTCACGCGGCCCACGCGCGGCCCGGCCGGGTTCGCGCCCACGCTCGGCACCCGGTCGAACACCTCGAACACGCGGTTCGCGGCCGCCTCGCCGCTCTGGAGCTTCGTGTACACGCTGGCCAGCTTCCGCACCGGGTCGGCGATCGCCGCCAGGAAGGCGTACAGCTGCAACAGCGTGGCGAACTCCAGCGGCTGGCTCGTCATCCGCATGCCGAAGATGTGCGTGTGCTTCGTCACCACCAGGTACGTGCCCGCGGCGAGGGCCAGCCCCACGGCCAGCACGCCGAGCAGCTCGATGAGCGGGTTGGCGAAGGCGTCGATGTACACGACGCGCATGGCCTTGCGGTTGTAGTCCTCGGTGGCCTTGCGGAACCGGCGGCGCTCGTGCGGCTCGCGGGTGAACGCCTTCACCGCGCGGGCGCCGTCCAGCACCTCCCGCAGCAGCTTGTACAGCACGCTCATCCGCTCCAGCACCTTGCGGGCGGCGCGGCGCATCGCCCGACTCACGCGCATGAGCGTGATCATCACCAGCGGCACCACGACGCAGAACACGACGGTGAGCTGCCACGAGATGCTGCACGCGACGGCGAGGCAGGCGACGGCCTTGAGCGGCTCGGCGACCATGCGGCCGAACAGGATCTTCAGCCCCAGGCCGAGCTGCTCGGTGTCGTTCGTGAACCGCGCCATCAGGTCCGGCGTGCCGGCCGCGGTGATCTGGCGGATGTCCTGGTGGATGAGCCGGCGGAAGCAGCGGTTGCGGATGTCGAACAGCGTCCGGTTCATCACGCTGCCGACCAGCGACTCGTGGGCGAACTCGAACACGCCCTTCACCCCGACGCAGCACACGACCCCGCCCATGATGACCATGAACGTGGCGAACCGGTCCTCGGGCAGGAGCGTGATGACGCGGTCGCGGAGCAGCCGGTAGCGGTACTCCCACGTGGCGTGGTAGAGGAGCGTTTCCTCGACCTTGGCGACCTCGTGGCCGACCTTGCGGATTGCCGTCTCGCGGTCGGCGCCCTCGGGCAGCTGCTCGGCGGCGCGGAGCTCGGCGCGGAGGCCGTCCAGCTTGGCCTGCCGGTCGGGGCGGTTGCGCTCCTTCACGCAGGTGTCGATCTCGTCGTCCACCCACTGCTGGAGGTTCTTGTCGGTGCTGAGGATTTTCAGCACCGGGTAGATGGCCGAGAGGTTGACGCTCCACAAGACGGCGACGACGAGGGCGCAGCCGAAGGACGCGGCGAGGCGGCCGCGGTACGGCCAGGCGTACTTCAGCGTGCGCAGGAAATTCCGCATAGCCGCGGGTTATACCCGCGCGGCGGGAACGGGGGCAAGAGGGGAAAACACGCGGGCGCGCCCGGGGATTTCGGGCTGCCGTTAGGCCGGGGCGCAAGCCCCGTCGGGATTCTGACGCCCGCCGGGGCTTGCGCCCCGGCCTAACGTAAAGCGGCTACCCGGGCGCCCGGAACGCCACCTGGGCGCTCGTCGCCAGCGGCCAGCACTTGTACCGGCCCAGCGGCTCGAAGCCGGCCTCCCGCATCCGCCCGGTCAGCGCCGCGGTCGGCAGCGTCGGGCCGTCGTCGAGCACCGCCACCCCGCCGGGCGCCAGCACCCGCCGCACCTCCGCCACCAGCGGCTTCACGGTTTCGGCGTCGAGGTGGTGGCCGACCACGCCGCTGCTGTTCACCACGTCCACGGACGCCGCCCGCACCACCTCGCCCGCCGGGTCGCGCAGCGGCTCGGTGATCCCCTGACACACGAACCGCACCGTCACACCCGGGGCGTAGGCCCGCCGGGCGGCGACCTCCGCGAGCTGCGGCGCCAGCTCGTAACCGGTCACCTCCGAGCCCGCCGGGGCGCACGCGGCCAGGACGCGCGTCGACGTGCCGGTGCCGCAGCCGAGGTCGAGCGCGCGCCACGGGCGGGCGGGCACGCGGCCCTTCAGCGCCCGCGGGATGGTCCGCCAGTTGGCCCACGTCTGCCGGGCGTTCGACGTCTCGAACTCGTCCTCGGTCATGGCCGCGTAGGCGGCGGCGACGACGGCTTGGTCGGTGGACCGGTAGCGGACGCCGCGGCGGGCCAGGGCGCGCTCGGCCCGCCACTGCCGCCAGCAGATGAGGAGGATGATCCCGGGCGGCTTCGTGGGGTCGGTCACGGCCCGTCTCCGGTGCC carries:
- a CDS encoding ABC transporter ATP-binding protein, translating into MRNFLRTLKYAWPYRGRLAASFGCALVVAVLWSVNLSAIYPVLKILSTDKNLQQWVDDEIDTCVKERNRPDRQAKLDGLRAELRAAEQLPEGADRETAIRKVGHEVAKVEETLLYHATWEYRYRLLRDRVITLLPEDRFATFMVIMGGVVCCVGVKGVFEFAHESLVGSVMNRTLFDIRNRCFRRLIHQDIRQITAAGTPDLMARFTNDTEQLGLGLKILFGRMVAEPLKAVACLAVACSISWQLTVVFCVVVPLVMITLMRVSRAMRRAARKVLERMSVLYKLLREVLDGARAVKAFTREPHERRRFRKATEDYNRKAMRVVYIDAFANPLIELLGVLAVGLALAAGTYLVVTKHTHIFGMRMTSQPLEFATLLQLYAFLAAIADPVRKLASVYTKLQSGEAAANRVFEVFDRVPSVGANPAGPRVGRVKKGIEFRHVCFSYNPGSDTPTLDLVDLTVKAGETVALVGPNGCGKTTLLGLLPRFYDPDHGAVFIDGVNVRQAHLRSLRRRIGLVTQDTQLFDDTVFANIAYGKKGATEAEVVAAAKKAHAHDFIEKELPAGYKTMIGDLAGKISGGQRQRIALARAILRDPDVLILDEFTSQIDPTSEAEIHAALKDFVKGRTVFMITHRLHAAAELADRVVVMDAGKIVAVGPHAELLATCPLYRRLCDPGQRGEDEPPSPKPSEPPAKREAA
- a CDS encoding class I SAM-dependent methyltransferase — protein: MTDPTKPPGIILLICWRQWRAERALARRGVRYRSTDQAVVAAAYAAMTEDEFETSNARQTWANWRTIPRALKGRVPARPWRALDLGCGTGTSTRVLAACAPAGSEVTGYELAPQLAEVAARRAYAPGVTVRFVCQGITEPLRDPAGEVVRAASVDVVNSSGVVGHHLDAETVKPLVAEVRRVLAPGGVAVLDDGPTLPTAALTGRMREAGFEPLGRYKCWPLATSAQVAFRAPG